The window CTGTTCGGCGGGTGGCTGCTGCTGGTCGCCGTGACGATGGCGGCCTACGTGGCCGTGCAGCACGTCGCGGGCGGCTTCACCCTGCAGGTGGATCCGGACACGCTCAGCGGCTTTTACTACCACCCGAGCCATTACGTGGGTTTCGTGACCCTGGCCCTGCCGGTGTGCGTCTGGGCGCTGTTCGAGGCGCGCGGCTGGCTCCCCCGGGTGGCCGGGCTGATCGCCGGTCTGATCCTGCTGGGGTCGCTGCTGTACACCAACTCCTCCAGCCTGCCCACCGCCCTGCTCGCGGCTGCCACCGCCACCGTGCTCGCCGTCTGGCGCCGGCACCGGCGCCTGGGACAGGGGGCCGCGGCGCTCCTGCTGCTCGGCGTGCTCGCCGGAGGCTGGCTGCTGGCGACCGCGCCGGGCCGGCAGACCCTGGACAGCCTGATGGGCGGCATTCAGACCAAGAGCGTGGACGCCTTCCTCACCGAGCGTGGGAAGCTCTGGGCGATGGACGCCCGCGCCGCGCACGCCGCGCCGCTGACCGGCGTCGGCCCGGGGCACTTCGTGGCCTTCATCACCCGCTTCCGGCCGGAACGGGCCGAGGGCGGCAGCGACCTGGCCTTCAACTTCGTGAACTACGCCCACAACGACTACTACCAGCTCGCCATCGAACTCGGCTGGCCGGGCCTGGGCCTGTACGCCCTGCTGCTCGTCCTGACGCTCGCCGCGGCGCCCCGGCAGGACCCGCTGGGCGCCTCACTGCTGGCCGGGCTGGGTGCCGTGTGGCTTTCCGGGATCTGGGACGCGCACGCCACCGTGGTGCCCGGCACCATGGCCTGGACCTGGGTGGCCTGCGGGCTGGTCGCCGCGCGCAGCGTGCGCGTGGAGCAGCCGCACGCCGTTACCGAGCCCGCGCTCCGTCCGGTCCTCCCTGGCCCGGCGCCGGACGTTCTCCCGCCCCCGCAGGCCCACGCCTTCCGGGCCTCCGCCGACCCTTCCCGCGCCCTGCCCGGAGGCCCGCCTCATGCATGACCGCACCTCGACCGACATGATCGACCTGACCCGCAGCCTGCAGGCGCTCCGGCAGTCCGCGTGGGCCATCCTGCTGTGCGCCCTGGCGCTGGGCGCCGGCGCCTACGCGTACTTCAAACGTCAGACGCCGATCTTTCAGGCGAGCACCATGATCGTCTCCACCGGCAGCCAGACCGGGAACCAGACCGTGAACCAGACCCTGGTGAGCGCCCCGCCCCTGCCGTCCGGCGCGCTGAAAGGCGCGCTGCTGAACTTGGACGTCCTGCGGGCCATCAACACCGGCCTGGACGGCCTGCAAGGCCTTGACCCTGCCATTCGCGTGGCGCTGCAGCGCAAGCTGCTCGGCGAGGCCGCCGCCGGGCGGTCCAGCACCCTGCGCGTGAACGGCGAGGTGGACCTGTACGGCAACGGCATCTACACCATCAGTGCCCGGCACACCGATCCCGGCGTGGCCGCGCAGCTCGCCAACCTCGCCACGGAGGCCATCATCGCCTGGGACACCCGGCGCGGCCTGGTGAAGGTCACGTCCGCCCGGCAGGCACTGGAGGTGCAGCTGCGGGACACCGAACGTCGCCTGGCGCTGCTCGGCCCGGTGGGTGCGCAACCCACCCGCGAGCAGGCCACCCTGCTGAACCAGCAGGCGGTGCGCACCAACGACCTGAACAACCTGCGCGCCCTGGAACGCGCCGTGGTGGGCTCGCTGTCGCTCGTCGCGCAGGCGGTCACGCCCCTGAAGCCGGTCTCCCCGCGCGCGGGGCGCAACGCGGTCCTGGCGGGCCTGTTCGCGCTGCTGGCGTCCTCGGTGCTGGTGCTGGTGCGGTCCTCGCTGTCGCGTGTGGTGTCCTCCGACCTGGACCTGCACGGCATGCAACTGCGTCTCCTGGGCGAGATTCCCCGTTTCCGCACCGCGAAGAAGGGCCAGTCGGTGCTGGCGATGCTGCACAAGGGCCAGGGCGCCGACAGCGTGGCGTTCCTCGCCAGCAACCTGCGCGGGCGCCTGGGGCAGGAAGCCCAGGACCGCGGGCAGGACGCCCGGACCCTGATGGTCACGTCCCTGCTGCCCGGTGACGGCAAATCCACCCTGGTCGCCGCGCTGGCCGGCAGCTTTGCGGCCTCCGGGCTGCGCACCCTGCTGATCGAGGCGGACGTGCGACACCCGACCCAGCGCGCCCTGTGGGGCCTGGCCGCCGAGACGGCCACCTGGGTGAACCTGCCGATGGCCGCGCCGTTCCCCGGTGAGGAGGCCCGCGACCTGCAGGCCGCGCTGCGCAACCCGGAAGCGGCGCAGGCCCGGCGCCTGAGCGAGCACCTGCATCTGGTGGTCACGGCCGCGCACGAGGGCGCCACCCGCCTGCCCACCGAGGCCTTCCGCGCCGCGCTGCACACCTGGACGCCGCGGTACGACGTGGTGCTGGTGGACGCCCCGCCCGCCCTGGCGATCTCCGACCCGCTGGAGATGGCGTCCATGGTGGGCGGCGTGCTGATCGTCCTGGAACCCGGGAAGGCCAACCTGTCGGGCGTGCAGCGCCTGCAGGACGCCCTGGAGCTCGCCAACGCGAACGTGCTGGGCGTGGCGTTCAACAAGATCAACCCGCGCCGGATCACGACCGGGTACGGCTACGGGTACGGGTACAGCAGCCCGGCCCGTCCGGTGAAGGCATGAGTGCAGCCGGCCCGGCCCCAGCGGCGGGGCTGCTGCGCAACATCGCGGCGCTGTACGGCGTGCAGATCGCCACGTTCGTGCTGCCGCTGATCACCGTGCCGTTCCTGGCCCGCACCCTCGGCCCGCACGCCTGGGGCGCCCTGGCGATCGCGCAGGCCTTCGGCGGCCTGGTGGGCCTGCTCGTGGATTACGGCTTCGACCTGTCCGGCACGCGCGAGGTCGCCCGGGACCGCGACCACCCGCAGCGCCGCGCCGAACTGCTCGCCGGGGTGCTGGGCGCCCGGCTGGCCCTGATGGCCGTGGGTGTGGTCGTGACCCTGGTCGCCGGGCAGATCGTCCCGGCGCTGGGCGACCCACTCCTGCTGTGGGCCGCGGTCGCCTGGGGCGCGGCGCAGGCCCTGAGCCTGATGTGGTACTTCCAGGGGCTCGAGCGCGTCACGCAGGTGGCGGGGCTGGACGTCGCGGCGAAGGTGGCGGTCACGGCCGGCATTCTCCTGCTGGTCCGCCGCCCCGCCGACGCGTGGCTGGTGCCGGCCCTGGGGGCGGGCGCGGCGCTCGTGTCGAACGCCTACGCGCTGTGGCTCGCGCACCGGGACACGCCCTTTTGCCGCCCCACCTGGCGCGGCACGCGGCACACCCTGCGCCTGGGCTGGAGCATGTTCGTGTTCCGCGGGTCGGCCGCGTTTTACAGCACGGCCAGTGCCTTCCTGCTGGGCCTGTTCGTGCCCGCGCAGCTCGTCGGGTATTACGCGGGCGCGGAGCGCATCGCGCGGGCCGCCCAGGGGCTCCTGACCCCGCTGCACCGCGCGCTGTACCCGCGCTTCGCCCGGGCGGCCGGCGAGGGCCGCGCGGCCCTGCGCCAGCAGCTGCCCGGCGGGCTGGCCGTGATGGGCGGCGCGGGCCTGCTGCTGAGCGTGGGCACCGTCCTGGCCGCGCCGCTGCTGGTGGGCGTGTTGCTCGGCCCGGGCTTCGAGGCGTCGGTGGCGGTGCTGCGCGTCCTGGCGGCGCTGCCGGTGGTGATCGGCGTGAACATGGTGCTGGGCCTGTTCTGGCTGGTGCCGCTGGGCCTGGACCGGGCGTTCAACCTCACGGTGGCCGGCGGGGCGCTCGTGAACGCCGCGCTGATCCTGCTGCTCGTGCCGCCCCTGGGGCCGCTGGGCATGGCGCTGGCCGTGCTGTGCACGGAACTGCTGGTGGGCCTGGGCCTGTACGCCCAGTACCGCGCGTCCCGACGCTCCCGCACGCCGCACGCCGCGGCCCTGGGAGGCTGAAGGTGCAGCTCCGCCGCCGCGAAACGGACCTGTGGCTGCACGTGGGCCTGTTCAGCCTGTACCTGGGCACCTTCTCCGTGTTCGGATTTGCCCGCCGGCTCGATCCGTCGCTGGGCAGCGCCGCGCAGCTGGGCCTGCTGCTGCTCACCTGGCTGCTGGTGCTGTACGCCGTGTGGCGTTCCCGGCGGCTGCCGATGTGGGGCGTGGTGCTGCTGGCCCTGCTGCCGTACGCACACATGGTCTGGTTCACCGCGACCGGGGAGTCCACGGCCGGGGCGTTCTCGTACGTGTACAAGTTCAGCGGGTTCCTGATCGCGCCGTACCTCTGGCTGTGGGCCCGCAACAGGGACGAGGGGCAGATCGAACGGACCCTGATGGTGCTCGCCACGGTCGCCGCGGCGCGGGCTGTGCTGACCTTCGCCGTGCCGGGCCTGGCGCCGGGCGCCGGCAAGTTCGCGGACGATTTCATCGTGTACGAGTGGGTGGGGCCGCTGCCCCGCATCTTCTACCCGGGCATGGCCCTGGTGTTCCTGGGCCTGACCGTCTCCCTGCGGAACATCTTCCAGACCTCGGACCGGGCGCTGCCGCTGGAAGTGGCGCGGGCCCTGCTGTTCCTGACGGCGCTGTGCGTGAACATGTCGCGCGGCATGCTGATCCTGGCGGTGCTGATCGTCACGCTGCTGGTGCTGCTGAAGTTCTCCAGCGGCGCCGTCGCCGCCGGACGCAAGGGCCGGCTCGTGCTGGGTGCCCTGCTGACCCTGTCAGGCACGGCGCTGGTCGTCGTGGCGACGCCCCTGGCCGACACCGTCGCCAACGCCGCGGCCGGCTTCGGCGGACAGGAACGCTTCAGTCTCGACCAGAAGAACCTCGACTGGCGGGCGCAGCAGGTCTCGGCCGCCTTCCGGCTGGTGCAGACCCCGGAAGCGCAGTGGCTGGGCGTGGGCACGAACACCTTCATCCCCGAGAGCCTGGAAAACCCCCGGCTGGGTGAGGTCACGAACGAACTGCATTACTCCTACGACTCGGTCCGCTGGACCTTCGGCACGCTCGGCCTCATTCTGCTGATCACCTTCACCATGGCCCAGCCGCTGGCCCGCACCCTGCTGCTGCGGCCCGCCACGCCGCTGGTCCTGCCCGCCCTGCTGACCGGGGCGTTCATCGGCCTGGTCGGCCTGTACACCGTGGTGTTCACCACCACCGACTGGAGTTTCGCGCTCACCGTGTGCGGCGCGTACCTGCACGCCCGCTGTGACGCCCGGCGCGCCCTGCCCGCGCCAGCCCGGCCCCGCCGGGCCGTTCCCGCCCTGAATGGTCCCGCCCGGAGGTTCCCCGCATGACACCCCTGCCGTCCCCCACCCTGGCCCCCGCGCCCACCTCCGCCCCCGCTCCCCGCCCGCGCGCTTGGCCGTCGGTGGGCATCGTCGTCATCAACTACAACGGCTGGGCCCTCACGGACGACTGCCTGCGGTCCCTGGCCGCCCTGGACTACCCGGACGCGCAGGTGATCCTGGTGGACAACGGCTCCACCGACGACTCGCTGGCGCAGCTCCGCGCCCGGCACCCGGACCAGCCGGTCCTGACCATTCCCCGCAACGTGGGCTTCACCGCCGCGAACAACATCGGGACCCGCGAGGCGCTGCGGCGCGGCCTGGACTACGTGTGGCTGCTGAACAACGACACGGTCGTCCCGCCGGACGTGCTGCGCGAACTGGTCAAGGTCGCCGAGGACCACCCGCGGCTGGGCGCGGTCACGTCCGTGCTGTACCACCTGCGCCGTCCGGAGGAACTGCAGAGCTGGGGCGGCGGGTACGTGGACCTCTGGCGCGGCAGCGCGGCGCTGTTCGAATCTCCGGTGGACTGGGCGCGGCTGGACTTCCTGGCCGGCACCAGCCTGCTGGTGCGCACCCGGGCCCTGCAGGAGGTCGGCCTGCTCGACGAGCGGTACTTCATGTACTGGGAAGACGCCGACCTGTGCTTCCGGCTGCGGCAGGCCGGCTGGGGCCTGGGCATCGCCGAACGGGCCCGGACCTGGCACCTGGGCGCGGCGTCCATGGGCATGAGCACCATGACCGACAAGAGCACCGCGTACGAACTGCAGTTCACCAAGAGCGCCGTGCGGTTCTTCCGCCGGCACTCGCCGGTCCCGGCGGTGGCGCTGCTGGCCGGGCCCGGCACGTACCTCGTCAAGCGCGTGCTGCGCGGACAGTGGCAGCGCGCCGCGGCGGTCGCGCGGGGCGGCTGGCTGGCCGTCCGCCCCGACCCCCGCTGACCTCGCCACCGGCGTCAAGGAGGCACATGTACCGAGTCATGGGAGTGGACACCGAAGGCGACGTGGACTTCCGGGTGGTGCGAGGCCGCAACCTGTCTCTGTACCGGGCGCTGTCGGCTCACGCGCAGATCGTGGACCGGTTCACACCCGCCCTCAGCGGCATGCCCATGATGATGAACTACGCCTCCAGCTTCCGGCCGCATCCCTACCGCTGGAAGGGCGTCGCCAACCTGAACCCGCGCACCTTCCGCGTCCGCAGCGACCTGGCCCTGCGGCGCCTGAATGCCCGGCGCGGGCAGTTCGACGTGGTGCTGCAGATTTTCGGGATGTTCTCCGTGGCCGGGCACGGCTTTCCGGTAGCCCTGTACCTGGACAACACCATGGCCCTGACCATGCGGCACTACCCGCAGTGGAACCCCATGAGCGACCGCGAGCGGCGCGAGTGGCTGATCCTGGAGCGCGAGGCGTACCACGCCGCCGACCGGATCTTCGCGATGTCCCAGGCGGTGCACCAGTCCCTGCTCGACGATTACGGCGTGCCGGCCGACAAGGTCCTGACCGTGGGCGCCGGGGCGAACTTCACCATCGACCCGGACGGCAAGGACGCCTACGACCAGCAGACCGCGCTGTTCGTCGCGTACGAGTTCGACCGCAACGGTGGCCGGACGCTGCTGGACGCCTGGCGGCGCGTGCGGGCCGACCTGCCCGGCGCCCGGCTGCAGATCGTGGGGCCGCGGCGGCCGGTGGCGCTGGCCCTGCCGCCGGGTGTGGAGTGGTTCGGCCCGGTCCGGGACCGGGAGCGGCTGCGGTCACTGTTCCACGGCGCGACGGTGTTCGTGCTGCCCAGCGTGTTCAATCCCTTCCCTCACGTGCTGCGCGAGGCGATGGCGGTGGGCCTGCCATGCGTCAGCACCAACCACGTCGCGATTCCCGAGATCGTGATGGACGGCGTGACGGGCTCCCTGGTGGCGGTGGACGACGTGCCGGCCCTGGCCGGCGCGCTGACGGAACTGCTGGGGCAGCCGGCCATGGCCCGGCAGTACGGGCAGGCAGGGCTGGAGGCCGTGTCGCACGCCATGTCGTGGGATCAGGTGGGCGCCCTGGTGGCCGATCAGCTGAAGGTGCTCGCCGCGCAGCCTTGAACGGAAAGCCGCAAAGCGGCCCCCGCCCGGTGAGGGGCGGGGGCCAGCAGGTCAGGCTCCAGTGACGGTGCGGGGGGTTACTGGCAGGTGACGGTGACGCCGGTGCCGGTGTTGCCGGAGCAGGTATTGCTGGTGCCGGAGTACACGATGGCCTTGCTCACGGCGCTGAAGCTGTTGGTGGTGAAGGTGTTGTTGTTGTTGCCGGTGTTCGCGGCGTAGATGCCGGTGCTCATGCCGCTGAAGGTGTTGCCGCTGAAGGTCGTGCCGTTCACGTACAGGTCGAACATCACGCCCATCTCGCCGGCAGTGGCGAAGGTGTTGCCGGTGAACTTGTTGCGGGAGGCGTTGCGGTTGAAGATCACGCTGGTCCGGGCGCTGCCCTGGAAGGTGTTGTTGGCGACGGTGTTGTCGTTGCCCATCAGGCGCATGCCCACGAAGGAGTTGCTGACCTTGTTGTCGCTGATGGTGATGCCGCTGGGCACCGGGCCGCTGCCGTGCGCCTGGAGGCGGATGGCGTCCTCGTAGCCGTAGGGGGGCTGCTTGCCGCTGCTGGCGCCGAAGGTGCCGTAGGTGGTGTTGCCGCTGACCCGGCCGCCGATCACGCTGCTGATCTGCAGGGCGGTGGAGCCGTACTGGTGGGCGCCGGAGAAGCCGCGCACGGTGTTGTTCTCGATCACGCCGTTGCTGACCTGGCTGACGCCTTTTTCCGGGAGGGGCATGATCTTGATGCCGTCGGTGGCGAAGCCGTCGAGGTTGTTGCCGCGGAACACCACGTTGGAGGCCCCTTCGGTCTTCATGCCGGTGTTGCCGATGGCGCTGACCACGTTGTTCTCGATCAGGTAGTCGCCGCCGAGCTGCCCGAGCAGGCCGATGCCGCCGGTCAGGACGGTGCTGCCGTGACCGGTGATGCGGTTGCCGCGCCAGGTCTGCTTGCTGGACGCGGAGCTGAACACGCCGTGGTACTTCACGCCGGAGACGGTGTTCGTGCTGACGGTGGTGCCGCTGGTGTTCTCCACGTACACGCCGCAGCCGCCGAGCTGGCTGATGGTGTTGCCGTCCACGACCGCGCCGCTGCCGCCGCTGACGCGCACACCGTCGATCCAGCCAGTGCCTTCACCGGCGCCGATCACGGTGAAGCCGCGCACGGTGGTGTTGGTGGTGTTGGTCAGGTGCAGCAGGGCCGCGCCGGTAAAGCCGCTCTTGGCCTTGATGGTGGCGCCCTGGCCGACGTAGGTCAGGCCGCTGACGCCGCTGAAGGTCACGGCGCGGCTGATGAGGTACGTGCCGGACGGGAAGATCAGTGACTTGCCGCTGCTGGCCGCTTTCTGCAGGGCGGCGGTGTCGTCGGTCACGCCGTCGCCCTTCGCGCCGAAGGTCTTCACGTCCACCGCGTCGGTGGGGGCCGGAGCAGGCGTGGGGGTCGGCGTCGGAGTGGGGGTCGGGGTGGGTTCAGGCGCGGGCGCCGGAGCGGTGGTGGCGACCGGGGTCAGGGTCAGGTAGTCGATGTAGGCGTTGCGGTCACCGCCGGCGCCACTCAGGTCGTTCACGAACACGGCGCTCAGCACCTGCCCGGCGGTGAGGCTCAGGTCGCCCAGGGCGAGGGGGGCGTAGGTGAGGCTGGTGATTTCCACGCGCTTGCGCTCGGTGCCGTTCACGCGGATGCTGAGGATGACGTTGCCCTGGTACGCGGTTTCGCGGGCCTGCAGCGCGGCTGTGAAGGTGCCGGTGCTGGGGACCGTGAAGGTCGCGGCGTTCCCGTTGCCCAGCAGAGTCACGGTCTGCTGGCCTTCGGCTTTGGCGTCGTACTCGGTTCTGCCGCCACTGGCGACGCCGGGTTGCACCTTGATGGGCGTGGTGGACTCGGCGTTGATGGTGGGGCTGCTCACCGTGGTGTCACTGGTGGGGGCGGTGACCTGGTCCTGGGCGGGGGCGGGGGTGCCGGTTCCGCAGGAGGCGAGCAGCAGGGCGGTACCGAGGAGCGCAAAGCGGAGGGCGGCGGGGCGGGCGGCGAAGCGGTGAGACACGTGTTTCTCCAGAGCTGCAGGGTGCAGGGCGGGCATGCGGTGGTGCATGCACGAGCGGGGTCGACAGTGAGGATGAACGGCGCGTGGGTGCGCCGCTGGGCCAGGGCGTGCTGGTCGGGTGGATCTGACCGGCTGCTGATGGTGAATTTAATCTGGCCTTATGGAGACCGTAATAAAGAATTTCACTTCCCTTAATCTGAGTAACTCATGTGAGAAGCTCAAAGCAATCTTGGACTGTCTTCAGCCCTGTCTAGACAAATTGTCTCTCATGCTCGACAAATCCAGAATTTCGTGGTTGCAGCATGCGACAACATCCAGGCGGGAGGGAATCCCTCCCGCCTGGACGGCATTTTTCGTTGGTCGCCTACGCTTTTTTGACCCTGGGAATGGCCCCTACTCCTTCCCAGAGTATGTCCAGAGCGAGCTCCAGCTCAGTTGCGCGGAGTCAGTGGGGTCACGGCCTGTTCGGTCATGGCCTGCAGCCAGTTCACCGGCAGAGGATCATCCAGACTGGCCACAAGATCCTTCGGCGCACTGGTCTGCAATTCATCGGGCGCGGATACCGTCGGCGTGGGCGCGGCCTCACTGACCACAGGCGCCGCCGCCGCAGACACGGGCGTCGTATGGTTCGCCATTTCCCCACTTCCCCTATGCAGGTCCAGGGGCCTGGGAGCACTCACGGGCGCCGCGGCGGCTGGGGTCCGTGCTGGTGAGCTCAATGCCGCCACAGCCTCTGCCGGGTTCAGGGGAGGGCCGCGCAGGGTGACGGCGAAGTCCGCCACGAACTGTGTGTTGCCCGGCGAGGCCTGCAGCGCCTCTAGCACCCGCGGGGTGACCAGCCGCCCCACCCCGGCCATCATTCGGGCGATGTCCAGCGTGGCGGTCGGCCGGTCCATGGCACTTTCCGGAATGATGTACCCGGCGGCCCGCGTCAGCCTCAGGACCACTTTCCGCGCCTCACCCGTGATGGGCCGGGCGCCCGCACTGTCCGGGGCGGGCGTGACCGCTGCCGAGCCGGGGGGGCCCCCGGGCCGGCTGGGCTGACCGTCCACCGCCGGAACCTGCGCCGCTGCGGTGCCTGCCCTGGAGGTGGAGGCGGGCGTCTGCTCCTGGGCAGGGACCGCAGCTTTCGGGGCGTCCCCGGGCCCGGCTGCCGGGGGCAGCGTCAGCACCTGCGCGCGCAGCTCGGCCATGCCGGCCAGCGGCGTGCGCTGACTGACAGTCACTCGCTGAAAGCCGACCACGGCACCCAGGCCCGCCGCGCAGACCGCGAGCACGATCATGCCGTCGGAGACCGTGCGGGCGAGCGCCGGCCGGAGGGCCAGGGCGTTGCGCATCCGGTCCAGCGGCGTGGCGGTCACCACTGGGCGGGTCACCGCCGGCACCCGCTGCGCGTTCAGTTCCTTCAGATCGGTTCGGTTGACATTACGGTCCATGCGGGTCACCTACAGAGGTGCGGGTACCGGGGGCGGTCACGGCGTCCCCCCAGGGTAAGGGCTGGGCGCCCACGGCCGGAATGACGATCCGTCATTCATGCACCGCCCTTCACGCGCTCAGGTGCGGGACGCGGCCGCCGTCCGGGCGCGGCGGGCGCCGCGACTCCATTCGATGCTGGGTCGCTCGACCGCCCGGTATGCCAGGGTCGAGACCGGAATCACTGCAGCTGCGGTCAGCAGCAGCAAGGAGCCCAGGGGCAGGTGCGTGCCCAGGCCGTACAGGAAAGCCAGCAGCACCACGCCGTGGTAGAGGTACAGGCTGTAGGAGATCCGCCCCAGGAACTGCAGGACGGGCCACCGGGAGAGTCGCAGCAGGCGCGGGGAGTGCGCGAAGACCAGGACCAGCATCAGCGCGCCCGGCAGGATCAGCAGGTCGCCCACCCGTGAGGTCACGCCCAGGTGCGCCATCAGCGGCTGGCCGTACGTGAACGAGATCAGCCCCACGCCGATCAGGGCGCCCTTGCGGGCGGGACCGAGCGCCGCGTACCACGCGCCCACCACGCCCCGGTGCCGGGCCATCAGCGCGCCCAGCGCGAAGAAGATCAGGTAGTGCAGGGTGTTCAGGTAGGGCGTCAGGACGAACGCCGCGTGCGGAGCCCGGTGAAGGAGCAGGTGGGTCACGGCGTTCGCCCCCAGGCTCAGCAGCAGGCCGCCGACGATCACGTGCCGAGCGCGGCATCGCACGATCAACAGGTACAGCACCGGGAAGATCAGGCTGACCTGCATTTCCTGCACCAGTGACCACAGCACGAAATCGTACGGTTCACTGTTGGGGTTGCCGATCACCAGCACGTGCTGCAGAAAGGTCTGCAGGTCCGGCGGGTGCTGCCACAGGGTGTTCACCCAGGCACCGTACCCGGGCAGGGCGTGCCCGCCCAGGGTGTCTGCCAGGCCGATGCTGACCAGCACCGCCACGAGATACGGCGGGTACAGTCGCCACAACCGGCGCCGCACGTACGTGCCGTAGGTCATGGGCCGTCCGGCCAGCATCAGGTACAGCACGAAGCCGCTGAGCAGGAAGAACACCAGCACCGCCTCGGACCCGGCAAACAGCAGGAAGGCCGGCGTGAGCCTCAGCGCTCGCAGGACCTCCTGCAGGGCCGCGTCGTGCGGACTGAGGCTCTGGTGCACCAGCAACGTCAGGTGAAACACCACGACCGACAGCGCCGCCAGACCGCGCAGGGCGTCCAGGGCGCTGTGGTGCGGGGCGGGCGGCGCGGCGGGTTCGGAAACTGGGGCGGACGGGAGACCCTGAGTGGGAACGGTGCTGAGCATCGGTGCACTCCTTTCAGACAGAGATGACAGGATCAGGCCCTCATCCTCCCTCATCCGCGAAGGACGTGTGGGCGCACCTTCACCTGACCACCCGTTGCTCTTCCGGCCCGTGGAGAGCCGGTGCAGGTCGGAGCGGCAGTCCCGGCCAGGGAGAACAGGGATGTGATGGGCGTGCCGAGGAGCGGCCGAACCTCCTGGTCGGTGGCAAACTCCCAGCGCCGCCCCGAGGCAAAGCAGAACGTGAAGGACGCTTGTGCGTGAGTCAGGTGCCAAAGCCGAAGCGCTGCGGGTGAAGCCCCCGCCCGGCAATGGATACTCCCCAGGTTTGTGCCGGCGTACACCAGGGGAACAGTGCCGATTGCTACGGCGGAAACCCCCGTCATTGGGTGACGCCGGCAATCGCGTTCGGCAGGTGTCTAAGGTACGTGGGTGATGGTTCCGAAAGTCGGCGCACATGGACCGGGGGATGGTTGTGGGGTCTCGGGCAGGCCACATGCCAGGCTGAGCATTCCAGCCGGCAGGCCCACCCACGATCAAAAAATCTGTCAAGTAACGAAATGTCAGTAGTGTAGGATGAGCGCCAATGACCACGCCCACGCCACGGCGCCGCCGGCTCCAGGCCCAGGATCGCCGCACCCAGATCCTCGACCAGGCCGCCGCGCTCTTCATCGAACGCGGCTTCGAAGGCGTGAGCATGGCCGACATCGCCCTCGCCCTGCACACCTCCCGGCCCACCATCTACACCTACTTCCCGTCCACTGAAGCGATCCTCGCCGAACTGCTCGACCGCCGCCTCGAACACCTCCCAGAGCGCCTGGCCCAGCACCTGCACACCGAGGACCTCACAGCCTTCAGCGAACTCTTCCAGGCCATCTTGCAGGAGAGCGAACTTCTCAAGCTCCTGCACAGCGGCGGCGGCCCGCAGTTCCGCAGCCGCCGCGCCGAATTCCTCAGCGCCCTGCAAAGCCGGCTGAACCTGGAGCAGCTCCCCGGCCTGAAAGGCGAGACGCTGAACGCCCACCCACTGCTCCTGCCGCTGCTGCTCGACCTGATCACCCAGGTGGCCTACCGCCAGGTCACGGACCCCGCCCCCGATCCGGACGGCCTGCTCCCACTGCTCAACACCTTCATCCGTGGCGGAGTGCACGCCGTTGCCGCT is drawn from Deinococcus ficus and contains these coding sequences:
- a CDS encoding O-antigen ligase family protein, whose product is MTTASLLNGEAKIARALERAALLALCAFVAWGPLAQGSTFAGGRAGLTVLGLLTGGLYLASAVLSGERRPWRSLWVLTLLALLAWTALSVWQASSRAVALPQGLLLGSVFLAALAARGLLVPAGRRGLFGGWLLLVAVTMAAYVAVQHVAGGFTLQVDPDTLSGFYYHPSHYVGFVTLALPVCVWALFEARGWLPRVAGLIAGLILLGSLLYTNSSSLPTALLAAATATVLAVWRRHRRLGQGAAALLLLGVLAGGWLLATAPGRQTLDSLMGGIQTKSVDAFLTERGKLWAMDARAAHAAPLTGVGPGHFVAFITRFRPERAEGGSDLAFNFVNYAHNDYYQLAIELGWPGLGLYALLLVLTLAAAPRQDPLGASLLAGLGAVWLSGIWDAHATVVPGTMAWTWVACGLVAARSVRVEQPHAVTEPALRPVLPGPAPDVLPPPQAHAFRASADPSRALPGGPPHA
- a CDS encoding O-antigen ligase family protein — protein: MQLRRRETDLWLHVGLFSLYLGTFSVFGFARRLDPSLGSAAQLGLLLLTWLLVLYAVWRSRRLPMWGVVLLALLPYAHMVWFTATGESTAGAFSYVYKFSGFLIAPYLWLWARNRDEGQIERTLMVLATVAAARAVLTFAVPGLAPGAGKFADDFIVYEWVGPLPRIFYPGMALVFLGLTVSLRNIFQTSDRALPLEVARALLFLTALCVNMSRGMLILAVLIVTLLVLLKFSSGAVAAGRKGRLVLGALLTLSGTALVVVATPLADTVANAAAGFGGQERFSLDQKNLDWRAQQVSAAFRLVQTPEAQWLGVGTNTFIPESLENPRLGEVTNELHYSYDSVRWTFGTLGLILLITFTMAQPLARTLLLRPATPLVLPALLTGAFIGLVGLYTVVFTTTDWSFALTVCGAYLHARCDARRALPAPARPRRAVPALNGPARRFPA
- a CDS encoding tyrosine-protein kinase domain-containing protein, translating into MHDRTSTDMIDLTRSLQALRQSAWAILLCALALGAGAYAYFKRQTPIFQASTMIVSTGSQTGNQTVNQTLVSAPPLPSGALKGALLNLDVLRAINTGLDGLQGLDPAIRVALQRKLLGEAAAGRSSTLRVNGEVDLYGNGIYTISARHTDPGVAAQLANLATEAIIAWDTRRGLVKVTSARQALEVQLRDTERRLALLGPVGAQPTREQATLLNQQAVRTNDLNNLRALERAVVGSLSLVAQAVTPLKPVSPRAGRNAVLAGLFALLASSVLVLVRSSLSRVVSSDLDLHGMQLRLLGEIPRFRTAKKGQSVLAMLHKGQGADSVAFLASNLRGRLGQEAQDRGQDARTLMVTSLLPGDGKSTLVAALAGSFAASGLRTLLIEADVRHPTQRALWGLAAETATWVNLPMAAPFPGEEARDLQAALRNPEAAQARRLSEHLHLVVTAAHEGATRLPTEAFRAALHTWTPRYDVVLVDAPPALAISDPLEMASMVGGVLIVLEPGKANLSGVQRLQDALELANANVLGVAFNKINPRRITTGYGYGYGYSSPARPVKA
- a CDS encoding glycosyltransferase family 2 protein codes for the protein MTPLPSPTLAPAPTSAPAPRPRAWPSVGIVVINYNGWALTDDCLRSLAALDYPDAQVILVDNGSTDDSLAQLRARHPDQPVLTIPRNVGFTAANNIGTREALRRGLDYVWLLNNDTVVPPDVLRELVKVAEDHPRLGAVTSVLYHLRRPEELQSWGGGYVDLWRGSAALFESPVDWARLDFLAGTSLLVRTRALQEVGLLDERYFMYWEDADLCFRLRQAGWGLGIAERARTWHLGAASMGMSTMTDKSTAYELQFTKSAVRFFRRHSPVPAVALLAGPGTYLVKRVLRGQWQRAAAVARGGWLAVRPDPR
- a CDS encoding oligosaccharide flippase family protein, with product MSAAGPAPAAGLLRNIAALYGVQIATFVLPLITVPFLARTLGPHAWGALAIAQAFGGLVGLLVDYGFDLSGTREVARDRDHPQRRAELLAGVLGARLALMAVGVVVTLVAGQIVPALGDPLLLWAAVAWGAAQALSLMWYFQGLERVTQVAGLDVAAKVAVTAGILLLVRRPADAWLVPALGAGAALVSNAYALWLAHRDTPFCRPTWRGTRHTLRLGWSMFVFRGSAAFYSTASAFLLGLFVPAQLVGYYAGAERIARAAQGLLTPLHRALYPRFARAAGEGRAALRQQLPGGLAVMGGAGLLLSVGTVLAAPLLVGVLLGPGFEASVAVLRVLAALPVVIGVNMVLGLFWLVPLGLDRAFNLTVAGGALVNAALILLLVPPLGPLGMALAVLCTELLVGLGLYAQYRASRRSRTPHAAALGG